The proteins below are encoded in one region of Candidatus Omnitrophota bacterium:
- the purC gene encoding phosphoribosylaminoimidazolesuccinocarboxamide synthase, whose product MEKGKKIYEGKAKILYETAEPTQLIQSFKDDATAFDATKKGSITDKGLCNNKISTAVFKFLEVEGVETHFVELLNDREMLVKKVEILPIEVTIRNRVAGGMAKLLGIEEGRALQEPVLEYHYKDDSLHDPLINEYHIAAINLASPEELSRIQDMTFKINRLLIDYFSRIDLELVDFKLEFGRFQGRVILADEISPDTCRLWDKETGKKMDKDRFRRDLGQIEETYQEVMKRVLKNC is encoded by the coding sequence ATGGAAAAAGGTAAAAAAATATACGAAGGTAAAGCCAAGATACTCTACGAGACCGCAGAGCCTACCCAGCTTATCCAGTCATTTAAAGACGACGCCACCGCCTTTGATGCTACAAAGAAGGGTAGTATTACAGATAAAGGCCTTTGTAATAATAAAATCTCAACAGCTGTATTTAAATTTTTAGAGGTGGAGGGAGTAGAAACCCATTTTGTCGAGTTGTTGAATGACAGGGAAATGCTGGTTAAAAAAGTGGAGATTTTACCGATAGAGGTTACTATCCGCAATCGAGTGGCCGGTGGAATGGCCAAGCTATTAGGGATAGAAGAAGGCAGGGCGTTACAAGAACCAGTCCTGGAATATCACTATAAAGATGATAGTTTACACGATCCCTTAATTAACGAATATCATATCGCGGCTATAAATCTGGCCAGCCCGGAGGAACTCTCCCGGATACAGGATATGACTTTTAAAATAAACAGATTATTGATAGATTATTTCAGCAGGATTGACCTGGAGCTGGTTGATTTTAAGCTTGAATTTGGCAGATTTCAGGGAAGGGTTATCTTAGCTGATGAGATTTCTCCGGATACCTGTAGATTGTGGGATAAAGAAACCGGGAAAAAAATGGACAAGGATAGATTCAGAAGAGACCTTGGCCAGATTGAAGAGACCTATCAGGAAGTTATGAAGCGGGTTCTGAAAAATTGTTAA
- a CDS encoding DUF1684 domain-containing protein has product MEIFKWKEQVEKERREKDEFFIVDPNSPIPLENRFKFEGLNYYSLNQSYRFELGLHEHNEKKTLNVEDTRGEIRKFVRWGEFRFKIDDKECAIQAYKVDADNQRLFVPFRDKTSGKETYGAGRYLDLLPEGDVNRNEKWALDFNRAYNPFCAYNEDYVCPLVPPENWLDVEIQAGEKNSS; this is encoded by the coding sequence ATGGAAATTTTTAAATGGAAAGAGCAGGTTGAGAAAGAACGCAGGGAAAAGGACGAATTTTTTATCGTTGATCCTAACTCACCAATACCGCTTGAAAACCGTTTTAAATTTGAAGGGCTTAACTATTATTCTTTAAATCAAAGCTACCGGTTTGAGCTCGGCCTTCACGAACACAACGAAAAAAAGACGTTGAATGTAGAGGATACTCGGGGTGAAATACGAAAGTTTGTCAGATGGGGAGAATTTCGTTTCAAAATTGATGATAAAGAATGTGCGATCCAGGCTTATAAGGTTGATGCTGATAATCAGCGGTTATTTGTTCCTTTTCGGGATAAGACATCCGGTAAAGAAACTTATGGAGCGGGGCGTTATCTTGATCTTCTGCCGGAAGGGGATGTTAATCGTAACGAAAAATGGGCTCTTGATTTCAACAGGGCCTACAACCCGTTTTGTGCTTATAATGAGGATTACGTTTGTCCTTTAGTACCGCCGGAAAACTGGCTTGATGTAGAGATACAAGCTGGTGAAAAAAACTCATCTTAG
- the purB gene encoding adenylosuccinate lyase, whose translation MIKRYTLPNMGKIWEEDNKFRKWLEVEILAVEALAESGKIPRKDAVIIKKKARFNIGRIRKIEKKVRHETIAFLTNVAEYVGPSARYLHYGLTSYDALDTAQAVQMKEAGDIIIEDIKRLILALRSKARKYKQLVCVGRSHGIHAEPTTFGLKVALFAVEMERNLERMKRAREVISVGKVSGAVGTFANVDPSVEAYVCKKLGLKPSVLSTQVVSRDRIAEFLSTIAIIAGTLERLATEIRSLQRTEIREAEEPFSSGQKGSSAMPHKRNPIISERICGLARVLRGNMIVGVENITLWNERDISHSSAERVVLPDSTIILDYILNKAIDIVKGLTVYPENMRQNLERTKGLVFSERLMLELIKKGLSRENAYRIIQRNAMKTWKEEKEKDYKEQLLSDKELSRYLEPGEVSACFDLSYHTKNIDWMYKKLKI comes from the coding sequence ATGATTAAGCGGTATACCCTTCCTAATATGGGTAAAATATGGGAAGAAGATAATAAGTTCAGGAAATGGTTAGAGGTAGAGATTTTAGCTGTTGAGGCCTTGGCGGAAAGCGGCAAGATACCCCGCAAGGATGCCGTTATTATAAAAAAGAAGGCAAGATTTAATATCGGCCGCATTCGCAAGATCGAGAAAAAAGTCAGGCATGAAACAATTGCTTTTTTGACTAATGTTGCCGAATACGTAGGGCCGTCGGCAAGGTACCTTCACTATGGTCTTACCTCTTACGATGCCTTGGATACTGCCCAGGCAGTACAGATGAAGGAGGCGGGAGATATTATCATTGAAGATATAAAACGGCTTATTCTTGCTTTAAGGTCAAAGGCCAGAAAATATAAACAATTAGTTTGTGTTGGAAGAAGCCACGGAATACACGCTGAACCCACCACCTTTGGCCTCAAGGTGGCCCTTTTCGCTGTAGAGATGGAGAGGAACCTGGAGAGGATGAAGAGGGCAAGAGAGGTTATAAGTGTCGGCAAGGTTTCCGGTGCCGTAGGCACATTCGCAAACGTAGATCCGTCTGTCGAGGCATATGTCTGTAAGAAATTAGGACTGAAGCCGTCCGTCCTTTCTACCCAGGTCGTCTCAAGGGACAGGATCGCCGAATTTCTTTCTACCATAGCTATTATTGCCGGAACACTGGAAAGGCTTGCTACTGAAATAAGGTCCTTACAGAGGACAGAGATCCGGGAAGCTGAAGAGCCCTTTTCCAGCGGCCAGAAAGGCTCTTCTGCCATGCCCCACAAAAGAAACCCGATCATTTCAGAAAGGATATGCGGTCTGGCCAGGGTCTTAAGAGGAAATATGATTGTGGGGGTTGAAAATATTACCCTCTGGAACGAGCGGGACATTTCGCATTCTTCTGCAGAAAGAGTAGTCTTGCCCGACAGCACGATTATCCTGGATTATATCTTGAACAAAGCAATAGACATAGTAAAGGGCCTTACGGTTTACCCTGAAAATATGCGGCAGAATCTTGAGCGGACAAAAGGCCTGGTGTTTTCCGAGCGGCTGATGCTTGAGTTGATCAAAAAAGGCCTTTCAAGAGAAAATGCTTATCGGATTATTCAGCGTAACGCAATGAAAACATGGAAGGAAGAAAAAGAAAAGGATTATAAGGAGCAGCTCCTTTCAGATAAAGAGCTTAGCCGGTATTTAGAACCAGGGGAAGTTTCCGCCTGCTTCGATTTATCCTATCACACCAAAAATATTGATTGGATGTATAAAAAATTAAAGATTTAA